The following are encoded in a window of Puntigrus tetrazona isolate hp1 unplaced genomic scaffold, ASM1883169v1 S000000373, whole genome shotgun sequence genomic DNA:
- the sept5b gene encoding septin 5b, translating into MTSSARYKSRAVKSEDAEEKEYVGFATLPNQVHRKSVKKGFDFTLMVAGESGLGKSTLINSLFLTDLYKDRKLLNAEERISQTVEIIKHTVDIEEKGVKLKLTIVDTPGFGDAVNNTESWKTITDYIEQQFEQYFRDESGLNRKNIQDNRVHCCLYFIPPFGHGLRPVDVEFMKALQDKVNVVPLISKADCLTPAEMRKMKDRVREEIEKFGIKVYQFPDCDSDEDEDFKQQDRELKESTPFAVIGSNTIVEVKGQRVRGRLYPWGIVEVENQSHCDFVKLRNMLIRSHMHDLKDITCDVHYENYRAQCIQQMTSKLTDNRVESPIPILPLSTPDVETEKLIKMKDEELRRMQEMLQKMQQQMHEQDL; encoded by the exons ATGACGAGCAGCGCCAGGTACAAGAGCAGGGCGGTGAAATCAG AGGACGCAGAA GAAAAAGAGTATGTCGGCTTCGCCACCCTCCCGAATCAGGTTCACAGGAAGTCGGTCAAAAAAGGCTTCGATTTCACACTCATGGTGGCAG GGGAGTCCGGTCTTGGAAAGTCCACCCTGATCAACAGCTTGTTCCTCACAGATCTGTACAAGGACAGAAAACTCCTCAACGCCGAAG AGCGCATCAGCCAGACCGTGGAGATCATCAAACACACGGTGGACATCGAGGAGAAGGGCGTTAAGCTGAAGCTGACCATCGTAGACACGCCAGGCTTTGGAGACGCTGTCAATAACACAGAGAG CTGGAAAACTATTACGGACTATATTGAGCAGCAGTTTGAACAGTATTTTCGGGATGAAAGCGGCTTGAACAGGAAGAACATCCAGGATAACCGTGTCCACTGCTGCTTGTACTTCATCCCTCCGTTTGGACATGG GCTTCGGCCCGTGGACGTGGAGTTCATGAAAGCGCTGCAAGACAAGGTGAACGTGGTTCCTCTCATTTCCAAGGCTGACTGTCTGACGCCAGCGGAGATGAGGAAGATGAAGGACAGG GTGAGGGAAGAGATCGAGAAGTTCGGAATCAAAGTCTATCAGTTCCCAGACTGTGATTCTGACGAGGACGAGGACTTCAAGCAACAGGACCGAGAGCTAAAG GAGAGCACTCCATTTGCTGTGATTGGGAGCAACACGATAgttgaggtcaaaggtcagcggGTGAGAGGCAGACTTTACCCATGGGGCATTGTGGAAG TGGAGAATCAGTCCCATTGTGATTTCGTCAAGCTGAGGAACATGCTGATTCGCTCACACATGCATGACCTGAAAGACATCACGTGTGACGTGCACTATGAGAACTACAGGGCACAGTGCATACAGCAGATGACGAG CAAACTGACTGATAACCGCGTGGAGAGCCCCATCCCGATACTACCACTGTCCACCCCGGACGTAGAGACAGAAAAGCTGATAAAGATGAAGGATGAAGAG TTGCGGAGGATGCAGGAGATGCTTCAAAAAATGCAGCAGCAGATGCACGAGCAGGACCTGTGA
- the cldn5b gene encoding LOW QUALITY PROTEIN: claudin-5b (The sequence of the model RefSeq protein was modified relative to this genomic sequence to represent the inferred CDS: inserted 2 bases in 1 codon), which produces MISACLEIIGLGLSVTGTLLVMVACGLPMWKVSAFIEGNIVVAQNIWDGLWMSCVVQSTGQMQCKMHDSVLALTTDLQTARALTVISAVLGVQALMITIAGAQCTNCISKESIKARVVNVGGVMYIIAGLFVLVPLCWMANNIISDFYDPQVPXMKKREIGAALYIGWAASAMLLVGGVILCFSRPHDEKSSYPLKYVPPPTKSTSLNGDYDKRNYV; this is translated from the exons ATGATTTCTGCATGTCTGGAGATTATTGGACTCGGCTTGAGCGTCACCGGGACGCTTTTGGTGATGGTGGCTTGCGGGCTGCCCATGTGGAAAGTGTCCGCCTTCATCGAGGGCAACATCGTGGTGGCTCAAAACATCTGGGACGGGCTGTGGATGTCCTGCGTGGTCCAGAGCACTGGTCAGATGCAGTGTAAAATGCACGACTCTGTCCTGGCGCTGACCACCGACCTCCAGACCGCTCGGGCTCTGACGGTCATCTCAGCGGTTTTGGGCGTCCAGGCTCTGATGATAACCATCGCCGGCGCTCAGTGCACCAACTGCATCAGCAAAGAGTCCATCAAAGCCAGAGTAGTCAATGTCGGAGGGGTGATGTACATCATCGCAGGCCTGTTTGTGCTGGTGCCTCTCTGTTGGATGGCCAATAACATCATCTCGGACTTCTACGACCCTCAAGTGCC TATGAAGAAGAGAGAAATTGGAGCCGCGCTCTACATCGGATGGGCAGCGTCCGCCATGCTTCTGGTCGGAGGGGTGATCCTGTGTTTCTCTCGTCCGCATGACGAGAAATCCTCGTATCCTCTGAAATACGTACCTCCACCTACTAAAAGCACATCGCTCAATGGGGACTACGATAAACGAAACTATGTGTGA